TCCGCAAGGTGACGATTCTTGCGCTCCGCTACTCCATTTTGTTGTGGAGTATTAGGGCAAGTTAACTGCctttttatcttatttttcttgagaTAGATGGTGAACTCATTGGATAAATATTCTCTCCCATTGTCAGTGCGTAGGCACCGTATCTTATACTCGAGTTCACCTTCTATCATATCCTTAAATTCCTTAAATTTCATAAAGGtctcagacttctccttcataAAGTATACCCAAACGTACCTTGAGAAGTCGTCGATGAAGGTCACCATGTATCTCATGCCTCCAAGTGATATTTGCTTGACTGGGCCAAAGACATCTGAGTGTATGAGCTCTAGAGGTACCTTTGACTGATGCTGCGACTCCTTGTATGGCAATTGGTGGGCCTTGCCATACTGACATCCAGCACAGACCATGTCTGTATGGATATCAAGATCAGGAAGCCCCTTCACTACGTGCTTCTCCATCATCCCCTTCAACTTGTGGTAGCTGACGTGTCCAAGCCGCGCATGCCAAAGATCAGCCGTCTCATTCTTTCGAGTCTTGTCTACGTATGCTGACTCAGCAGAGAGCACAAAGAGTGAgtctctctttttcccttccatgatgggtgtgccgatcaccttgaGCCTTCTGAAGATTGCTACTTCTTGTGGACCAAACAGAACATACTTCCCTTCTGCTGTCAGTTGAGGTACTGACAACAGATTCTTCTTCAAGCCTGGAACGTGATAGACTCTCTCAAGTTGGAGTTGTTGAGGACCATACCTTGAAACGGCTGTCTTTCCAACATGGAAAATCGATAGCTTGGAGTTGTTGGCTGTCAGCACCATTTTTCCTCCCTTGTACTCGGTCATATCTTGCAGCTTGTTGTCATCATTAGTCATATGGTTGGAGCACCCAGAATCAACGATCCAATCATCTTTATAGTTGATTTTTGGATCCTTGATTGCTGCAAGGGCTGGCGCCTCCATGTCCTCCTCCAACTCTTTTTCATCCGTTGCAAAGACTGGTGGCTCCATGTCTtcctccaactcttcttcatccattgCAAGGGCTGGCACCTCCATGTCTTCCTCCAAGTCTTCTATGTCAACCTCTTGAGAGTATCCAGCTTCGGCATCTCATTCTTCTTCGCTCATGGATGCTTCTAGAGTgatctcctctttctcctttgtgGTGGCCACATTCCCTTCATAACGCCTTCTTGGATATCGACATTCTCGAGTAAGGTGACATTTCTTACCACAATTGGAGCATCCATCATTTGACCTCCTTGGAAATCGGCATTCTCGAGCAAAGTGACCAGCcttgccacagttgaagcatcCATCACTTGGTCTCCTTGCATTCTTCTCGTACCATTTTGGTCCTTGTCTTTCTCGTTGGTCTCCCCCTGAAGAGTTGCTTCTCTCCTTTGGATGTTCTTTCCCACCTTCTGTCCACTTAGGCTTGGGCTTCCATTGTTTTTGGTGTGGGCTCTTCTTCTTAGTGAAAagtgcctcctcttcttcctttatggttATGCTCCCCATCTTCTTAACTAACTCCTCTTGATTTACCAATAAATTCTCCAACTCCACTACTGAAGGTGGAGTAGGCCATCCCATCACCGCAGCCATAAACCCATTGTATTCGGGTCTAAGACCGTGGATGATGATTCTCTTCATCCGAGTCTCGCTCACCTTCTCATCCGGGGCAAGTTGGGATATCTCACGGCAAATAAACTTCACCTTCGAAAAATATTGACTGATGGATAGATTGCCTTGTGAGATACCTGCGAGCTCATTTTCCAAGAGCTGGAGCCGTGCTTCATTTTTCCTTTAGAATAGCTTCGCCAAAGTCTCCCATGCCTCCTTAGGTGTCTTCTCATCACGGATGTGCTCCAATAGGTCCTCTTCGATGGTCGTCTTCAATACAAACATGGCCTTCCCTGACTTGATCTTCCATTTCCGCAAGGCATCAGCATTCTCTGGAGGAAATGCTTCGGTGCCCGCAACGACCTCCCATAGGTCCTGACCTTGTAGGTAGGACTCCATGCAGGTCTGCCAATAGCCATAGTTGTGGCTATTAAGCTTCCTGATCCCGCTGCTTGAGCTAGCAAGATCCGCCATGGTGACTTGCGCCCAGCGTCAAGTAAGCTTTGGTCCCGGACCAGCTTCACAGTCCTAGACTGTGCACCAGCAGAGTCTCCCCTCAGCGCCTTCTTGTTGCACTGAACAAAGCAAGCACCCCGTGcttacaactcttcctccaaaTGACGATCCCGGACCACCTACTCTGATACCAACTGTAGAGAATTCGAGGTGGACCTAACACACTACGAGAGGGCCTATTCACCTATACCAACtactttggtgtagttgattagtccctttttatttctacttacttagtgcaagcttccgggcggcagagccactcacgttaaagcaagtcttgaatccgggcggctatgccactcacgttgaaacaagaccgttgtgattccgggcgaatccgctcacgttaaatcacaacttatatgcactaagtacttagaaataacaaggcctaaccgggagacttatatgaacaaagtagtactatattgctttaggaatattagtacaagagagagcatacacaccttacacttgctcacaccttgttctccacTTTCTTCACTTTCTTATTCTCTACTACACAGGGTGTGAGGCAagggcctctatttataggactacatggccattggatctttgacatgtgtcaaaatcttagccattgatacaaaatatctaaagccttccacacacttctacataaatatctaggtactagaaggtttcctatttatttattttaaactcctattctagagtattccaaagcttctacataattcttcatgcatatctaaacactagaaggttccctcttttatttattttatattctagagtattccatagtaatgtcttctttcttgtaatattgagaacactctagaagtttgcattgtattctccaacaGACAATATTTGAAGAACTTATAGTATATAATGTTACTTTTATTATAAGAGTACTATAGAATAAATAAGATTGTATTGCATCATTTGTCATTGATCCGGATGGTGCTCATTATCCTCATGTTAGATTACCTGCAGGATAACAATACTTAGTTTATATTTGTATCGAAATTGAGTTTAATCCTATAAGATCAAAACAACACCTTATCTCAACCCTTTATAGGCCTCTTTTTTCCCAAGTTGCAAGTGATAGAAACATTTATCTGATATCGAGCCATTGAAGTTCCAATATTGGCTGATAAATTTTCCAGCGGGTTCCTTTCCACAACACTAATAAGAATTTTAAGCAAGATTGATATGAACATATACAATTAGTGAGCAAATAAATCGGTACTTTGTAATGAAGCTCTTACTATGCTAAAGAAACCTCGTCGGCGCGCATAACACGTTTATGAATCTCAATGTTGACAGTATTTTGAATTGATATTTGTAATATAGTTAGTAAGTCCCAAATCATAACTGCACACGCGCAACCACATCTACtctctccaatccataataagtgtcttgaattaagtacaaagttagtataAATTTTAGAGGTTGAGATGCATTATGATAATCCAGTTTTTCTGACTAGCTTCTGACTATTTTTCTATTTGAGAAACACATTCGTAGCGGCTCTTGTAACAGAAAACCACGAACCCAGGAATTTTCAACTGATACCCACGACATGAAGACTAATGAATAACAGAAAACCCAAAAGTGGCCGGTTTGGCCAAGTTAATCGCCgtgacccacatgtcatagcCACGAGCCATTTTTTGGCTTAATTATTCCTCATGGCCTGCCAGCTCGAGTTGTCTTCGGTGAGCCGCTCccatcctctctctctctctctctctctggcgaACCCCAGCCAGAGCGTGCGCACCCAGCGCGCGAGCCGCCTTGGCCGCCTCCACGGGTTGCCCCGCCCCTGCCACCTCCACGAGTTGCAGCCAGAGcacaaggaagaagatgggggcGCGGGTTGAGGTCCCTACCGCAGccgccctagccgccgccaaCCACGGGAACACGCATCCGccggtcggcgccggcggcggagccgtCCCACGAccacgaggaagaagatgggggcGCAGAGGTCTCGAAGCGTGGCTCGACGTCCGGATCTTGCCCCCACGTGCGCGCCGGCAAGGGGAAGAGGATGGCGGCAGAGTCTGCGAGGTTGCAGCATCAAAGGAGGCCCGCGACGGAGGCCACGGTGGCCGGCGGAGAAGCTCCGATGAGGGGACGCTCCGGTGAAGGAGACACGCAGGCGGCTGTTGGAGAAGCTTCGCCATGTCGAGGCTCACCCCTTGGAGATGGAACGGTCGCGGGAAAGGCTTCGGTCGAGCAGATCGGGAGCGGCGGCTCACCTGTCGGgcttggagaagaaagaagccTCGGAGGGTATAGCCTAAGCCGGCTTGGCTCGTCTCTCGGCTCAAGCCGTTCCCCTTGCAATTGATCCAGAAATTAGGCTCCTTTGTATGACATCTGGGCCACGAGCGATTAACTTGGACAAACCggttgaaagatcggtatggtcgactagaggggggtgaataggagactaacaaattttagcttttttttttcttttcttgaaagatacaaacacttaatcctagggctTTCTAGATTctttaaagtgaatgcaaccctagaatgaaatgcaatagcccAAGCAATAGCCAAAGCAACAATAGATATCACACGTGGAGACAAAGATTTCActggagttccacctattgggatcggtgtacgtctccgtttggaggagtgctctaccacaaaggtagagacgccacgaaggctcactctattctccaactcaccacaccacaaaggtgggatgagctctcacaacaccacaaaggtgggatgagctctcacaacaccacaaaggtgaggtgagttccactaatggcttccttgagagcgaacgccgaacccttacaaacttcaCCGGGGCAAACTCCAAGACTCAATCGGAGGCTCGCAATCCAAACCCCGAGCTACTCacacaccaagggagagcttgtggtgaccgcttccgtctagggttcccaacaacccaagagaaacgaaatccacaaagaaaacaaggggaatcaactttttgacttggtgaaaccttagagcaagatcttctcctccaatcctccaagaatcaagagttatgagtggctagggagggagatcttgaagATTTAATCTTGAGGTGAGTTGAGGTGTTCTTGGCTGCTTGCTTGGTCAACAggctcgttggggacgaaggggtatgtAAGTGGGTTCACAAAAATCGAGCCGTTAGGCACAGGTCGGggtaggccggaacttccCGCTGAatagccggaacttccggctgaccggaagttccgaatattcaccggaagttccgcatattccctTGGGATTAACAGAGAGCACCCAAAGGTTCGGGCGGAAGttcacccggaacttccgctgccTGGAATCCTGAAATGCCAGAAACACCTTCTGAAAACTGTTTTCTtctcacacctttttggataggctttttagtgggtgcaatttggtgtagatgtgtacgtgaaattgattcacccattaccttcccttttggatcccctcttaatagtacggatgtcctacgactcaaatcaaccaAAAAACCCGGTAAACACCTCtactcttctttcctttttagggGTCCACAATTCATCTTGTGTCGAGTTTTTCATAAAACCTGAAATACTTAGCACAAGATTAGATAACAAcacacgttgtcatcaccaccaaaactacttaggagagaaatgccctttcaatctccACCTTTTTggtgaatgatgacaacacaaagatTTGCATAAAGAATAATCAATTAAAACTAGATGCATGGAATATAAAATATAGACGGGCTCCTCCTAGATGTATGCACTAATTTGATTTGCTTGACATGCAAAGAGCACATACACTAggatcaacactccccctagATTTTATAAACCAATAACTCAATTGCAAAGAATTAACGGTATTTCACTAAAAGCTTTACAAGGATACGTCAGATTCATTCATAAAGAAGATATAGATATACCTccacaaggcataacaattttgaatgaaacctaCAATGACTTATCCAACAATATATCGAGCAAGGCTTCCAAGAAGCATAAAAGGTTAGATAAGTCAATCCAATTGAACATATACCTTTTGCAATGAGATCTTGTGATGGAGCACATATCTAAGGGCACAAAAAATCACATCTCCACACAAGATTAGTAAGACTTGAGATAAGCATTAAAGTCATATCTAGAACAAATAATCCATCACATAAAGCTTAAAGCTAGCTATTACATCACACAAAGTTATCAAGTCTTACACAAACCACGAATTTAAATAGTTTAACAAACTAGATAAGTAGCACAAGAACATAAAAACTCATGAATAAGAACGAGCTTGTGACTAAACCATGCAAATCCCCAAGGCCCTAAACTCTCCCTTACAACTACACTCTCctcctttggcatcaagacaccaaaaagggaagaatCGTCCCAAGAGAGAAACAACCAAATCACTCGGAGAAATCATCATCGATGTCTTCTTCCGCATCCTCATCTTCACTACCCTCGGCAGCAggcacttcatcttcatcatcatcctcatcttcttcatcaccacgCACTGGAGAAGGAAGATGACCATCATTGCGGTTCCAATCTCCATGGGTGCTCCTCCAACTCTCAAAGTTCTCAACATCGGACACAGGAGAGCTAGGCAAGTCCAAATGGTTCAAAATGCGCTCTTGACGACGAAGAATGCGATGATTAACT
This is a stretch of genomic DNA from Brachypodium distachyon strain Bd21 chromosome 1, Brachypodium_distachyon_v3.0, whole genome shotgun sequence. It encodes these proteins:
- the LOC104582147 gene encoding cold shock protein 1-like translates to MGWPTPPSVVELENLLVNQEELVKKMGSITIKEEEEALFTKKKSPHQKQWKPKPKWTEGGKEHPKERSNSSGGDQRERQGPKWYEKNARRPSDGCFNCGKAGHFARECRFPRRSNDGCSNCGKKCHLTRECRYPRRRYEGNVATTKEKEEITLEASMSEEE